Within Sorghum bicolor cultivar BTx623 chromosome 2, Sorghum_bicolor_NCBIv3, whole genome shotgun sequence, the genomic segment GTCGCtcggcgccgtcgccgccgttccGCGAGGCGACAGGCGTCGACCTCTCCCGCCTGCATGGCTGCCACTTCGATCGCCTCCCTCGCTTATTGACTAACGACGCCCGCCTGCCTCAGCAGTCAGCACACTCGACCGCCAAAGAATCTCGCCGCCATGGCGTCCCAGCTTGCCGTCCTCCTCATCCTGCTCCTGCCACTCGCCGGCGCGTCCACCGACGACGGGTTCATCCGGCAGGTGACGGATGGTCGTCGTTCCCGCGCTggcgcgggcgccctagggctgCTCCCGGAGGCGCAGTTCGCGGCGTTCGTGAGGCGGCACGGGCGGCGGTACTCCGGGCCCGAGGAGTACGCGCGTCGGCTGCGCGTGTTCGCGGCCAACCTGGCCCGCGCGGCGGCGCACCAGGCGCTGGACCCGACCGCGCGCCACGGGGTCACGCCCTTCTCCGACCTCACGCGGGAGGAGTTCGAGGCCCGCCTCACGGGCgtgcgcgccggcgccggcggggaCGTCCAGCGGCTCGTGATGAGTGGCGCGCCGGCCGCCCCGCCGGCGTCGCAGGAGGAGGTGTCCCGGCTGCCCGCCAGCTTCGACTGGCGCGACAAGGGCGCCGTCACCGGCGTCAAGATGCAGGGCGCGTGCGGGTCGTGCTGGGCGTTCAGCACGACGGGCGCCGTGGAGGGCGCCAACTTCCTCGCCACGGGGAAGCTCCTCGAGCTCAGCGAGCAGCAGCTGGTCGACTGCGACCACACGGTGCGTGCGAGCATCTGATTCTGATCTCTGCCCTCTCTCGATCGATCTCTCTTCTCCGAATGAAATCGTCCAGTTCGATGAAGGATTATTTACAGCATGTCGCGATCGCTTTGTACTCCCATCCCATGTTTCCAGTGCAGCGCGGTGGCGCAGAACGAGTGCAACAACGGCTGCGCCGGCGGGCTGATGACGAACGCGTACGCGTACCTGATGAAGTCCGGCGGGCTGATGGAGCAGCGGGCGTACCCGTACACGGGCGCGCCGGGGCCGTGCCGCTTCGACCCGGCGAAGGCCGCCGTCCGCGTGGCCAACTTCACCGCGGTGCCGGCCGGCGACGAGGCCCAGATCCGCGCGGCGCTGGTCCGGCGCGGTCCCCTCGCGGTGGGGCTCAACGCGGCGTTCATGCAGACGTACGTGGGCGGGGTGTCGTGCCCGCTCCTCTGCCCGCGCGCGTGGGTCAACCACGGCGTGCTCCTCGTCGGCTACGGCGCGCGCGGCTTCGCGGCGCTGCGGCTGGGCTACCGCCCCTACTGGATCATCAAGAACTCGTGGGGAGAGCGGTGGGGGGAGCAAGGGTACTACCGCCTCTGCCGCGGCAGCAACGTATGCGGCGTCGACAGCATGGTCTCCGCCGTCGCCGTGGCGCCGGTGCCGTGAACCAACCCAAACCACCGGGGCCGGGCCGGTGGCCAGGGTGTATTAGTGGAACGGTAGTTCCGGACGTGGCATGGTATTGTTGATGCAGTATATATGTACAAGCGAATAACAACACTGATACGTATCCGTTTGGCGCAGCTTTGGCTCAACTTTCATCGGCATAGCTTAGCTCAACTTCAGGGGTgaagcagttttttttttcctttcaacAATCAACTTTACCAGTGAAGCTAAAGATGTTTCAGTGAAACTAAAGATGTTATGATGAATCATTTGGTAAAACAATTCTATATATCGAGTCTTTACAGTCCCTTGAAACATGGTCCAAGCTGATGGATGTGTTAAAAGGATAACCTTAACATTCGGCAACATAGACCAGATCGTGTGTATACATATGTGTTATGACCAGATGCGTTAGACTCGATCATGTGTTAACCCATGAATAGGAGTAGTCACGTATGAATAGGAGCACATTGATTATTGTCCATGTAAACAATACTGCATAATCTTCAAGAGGTCTATTTATGTATGGTGCCACGGATGGGGCTTTTTCATCCATTGAGAAACACGCATTCACCAAGGACCCAAGATAGGGCCTGGTGCTTCCACCATCTGCGCCTCTGATTATTCTTTACATGGTATTCAGAGCCTAATCTCCACAAAATCCAATCCACCAAATCTAGCGCCATGTCTAGCTCAAATTCATCAACCAATTTTTTCTCTAGCATAGATGTCTCAGAAAAATTGGGAAAGGTGAATCATGCGCTGTGGAAAGCCGAAGTTCGTTCAGCCATACGTGGCGCTCGTCTTCAGAGCTTTTTACCTAAAAGCCATTATAAAAGATGGGTCAAACCTCTGTGCCCTTAAAAGTTCGTTCGCACCTGTGTGTCTAATTTTATCTTCGTCTATACTCATGCGCCATTCCGTCTCCATTCTGTCTGTTTTCTACCGTTTGCAGCTCTAACATGTGGGACCAGACAGAGAAAATGTCCATCTTGCCCTCGCTTGCATGGTTGAGAACCCGCACCGGCGCCGGCGTACATATGCATGCAGAAGCCGCAGCCGTGCGTACGTATGCATGCAATTTTTTTCTCCCTTTCTTTCGCAGAGTTCGGCGCACGTGCGTCCACGTATGACTTTGCCATCGTCTCGCCAGCAGGCAGCGCAGCGCCAAGAACGAGTGCCCCCTGTCTTGGCTGCGCCGCCCCTGCGGTTCGCTCGTACCTAACCCTTGCAGCTCGCCATCGAACCGCAGCTACCACTCCATCTGGTGGAGCATCCCATAGATGTCGCGCGTCCTCGGGTGCGACATGTCCTACGAGACGAACCGGTGCAGCTCGCCGCGTACCTCAACGGCGCTGAACCCGGGGAACTGCGCGAGGCCCCGGTCCACCGCCTCTGTCCGGTATGCCGCCGCGTCGGGTGCGTGGCTCTCCCGGGCCATCGCGTCGAACACTTGCAGCGCCTTCCGCCCGTCCCCGTGCAGCGCCAACCCAGATAGCATGGCGCTGTATGCCCATGCGTTCTAGTCCTTCATCACGTCGAACGCCTGCAACTGACAATGGAAACGaagaaatgtcacatccttccgAGCGGCAGCCGCGTCGACGGTTGCAGAAGAGCACACTCCTTGGTTGAGCGCGAGCTGAAGCTGTCACCTGCCTCCCTTCTTGAAAAGCCGCGAGCTGCGCGCACGCTTTGAGCACGAACACAGGAATGTGTGGCTGTCCGGCCAGCCCGAAAGCGCGCACGCCGCGAGCAGCGGCCGTGCGTGCCGCGGGTAGCGGTCGAGGCCCAGCTTGATGTGCCACGCGTGCGCCTTCCGAACGTCGTCCGAGCTCCGCGCCGAGACGgccaccggcgccggcgccctGCCACATGGCTGCGCCTGGTCCCTCGGCGGCGCCGGTGCGGGTTCTCTGCTAGTAGCCATGCAAGCGAGGGCAAGATGGACATTTTGCCTGCTTGGTCCCACATGTCAGAGCTGTAAACGGTAGAAAACAAACAGAATGGAGACGGAAATGGCGTACGGGTATAGGCGAAGATGAAGTTGGACACACAGGTGCGAACGAACTTTTTAGGGACATAGAGGTTCGACCCATCTTTTATAATGGCTTTTAGGTAAAAAGCTCTCGTCTTCAAGGGCACATCACCGGCGACACCAAGGCTCCCGAAGAAGAGCTCGTCGCCACCGTTGAAGGAAAAGTAGAAAAGAGGCCGAACCCGGCTTTTGAGGAGTGAGAAGCCAAGGACCAACAGGTCCTACGGTTTCTTCTATCGTCGCTCACCAAGGAGGTGAAAATCCAAGTCTCTACATGTGAGACTGCAGTGGCTGTCTGGAATGCCATCGAGCAGATGTATGCGTCTCAAACGCGTGCATGCACGGTGAACATTCGCGTCGCCCTCGCCAACACCAAGAAGGGAAATTACACCGCTGCCGAGTACTTCGCGAAGATGAAGGCGCTCGACGACGAGATGGCTGCAGCCGGACGACGGCTTGATGATGAAGAACTGGTAGAGTATATACTCACCGGACTAGGAGAAGACTACACTTCTCTAGTCACAACCCTAACTGCTAGGGTCGAGCCCATCACAGTTGGGGAGTTGTACTCACAACTTCTTAACTTTGAGACTCGTATGGACCTGATCTATGGAGGCAATAGTCCAGGGTCTGGATCCGCGAACGCCGCCAGTCGGGGACGTGGTGGTTTCGCAAGAGGAGGCCGCAACCAAAGAGGACATGGCGGCCAGAACAATCAGCGTGGCCGCGGGCGCGACAGTGCTTCGGCACGTGGTCGCGGCAACGTCAACAACGCGTCACAAAGGGGTGGCGGGCGCGGTGGCTACAACAACAACCACCACCGTGCACCGCCATCTGATGGCGATGAACGCCCTCTATGCCAAGTCTGCTTCAAGTCCGGGCACACAGTGGATCGATGCTGGCACAGGTATAATGAGAACTATGTGTCAGATCCGAAGCTAGTCGCAGCTGCAATGAACTCCGACACCATTGACAACAATTGGTACACCGACATCGGCGCCACCGATCATATCACAGGTGAGCTGGAGAAGCTGTCTTTAAGAAACAAGTACAATGGAGGAGATCAGATCCACACAGCAAGTGGTGCAGGTATGAATATTAGTCATATTGGTCATACTACTGTTCGTACCCCTAATCGTGATATTCATCTTAAAAATGTTCTCTATGTTCCCCAAGCAACAAAGAATCTTGCTTCTGTTCATAAATTAGCTTCTGATAATTCTGCATTTTTAGAATTTCATCCAAACTTCTTTTTGATAAAGGATCAGGCAACGAAGAATACAATTCTTAGAGGGAAATGTCACAACGGGCTTTATCCTCTTCCTTCATTTCCAATAAAACAAGCTTGTGGTGCCGCCAAGATTCCCTTGTCATGATGGCATTGTCGCTTAGGTCATCCATCTTCAACTACTGTTAAACAAGTTGTTAGTAGAAATAATTTGTCTTGCCTAGATAAATCATCTAGTGAGTCGGTTTGTAATGCATGTCAGCAAGCTAAGAGTCATCAGTTGCCTTATTCGAGATCTTCAAGTGTGTCTACTTTTCCTTTAGAACTTGTGTTCTCTGATGTCTAGGGGTCTGCACCAGAGTCAGTtggtagaaaaaaatactatgtGAGTTTTATTGATGATTACAGTAAATTCACTTGGATCTATCTTTTAAAGTACAAGTCTGAAGTTTTCCATAAATTTCAAGAATTTCAGGCTCTTGTTGAGAGACTCTTTGATCGAAAAATTCTAGCAATGCAAACCGACTGGGGAGGAGAGTATCAAAAACTCAATTCCTTCTTTGCCAAAATAGGGATCACCCATCTAGTGTCATGTCCCCATGCACATCAACAAAATGGAGCGGCAGAGCGAAAACATCGCCACATTGTAGAAGTTGGCTTGTCCTTATTATCTCATGCTTCTGTTCCACTAAAATTTTGGGACGAAGCATTTCTCACAGCCTCTTACTTGATAAACCGTGTGCCAAGTCCTGTTATCCAAAACTCCACTCCACTAGAACGCTTATTCCAACAAAAATCGGATTACGACACACTTCGTGTTTTCGGGTGTGCTTGTTGGCCTAATTTGTGCCCATATAATTCTCACAAACTTGAATATAGATCCAAACGTTGTGTTTTCCTAGGATACAGTCACCTCCATAAGGGATTCAAGTGTCTTGATATAGCTTCTGGGCGTGTTTATATATCTCGAGATGTTGTGTTTGATGAAgaagtttttcctttttctgaACTTCACTCCAATGCAGGCGCACGCCTTCGTTCTGAAATCAATCTCCTTCATCCAACTTTGATAAATCCTGGGGGCGTACATATAGTTGATCAATTTGCTAATACTACTAATCCTAATGGTTTAATTGTTGAAGAAAATTCAGGAACAATTGACGCAGGGAATACAACAAATATGCAGCCATGCAGCGATGCTGGACATGAGGTAGATATGCTCCGGTCAATAGGAACCGGAGGTTACTCCCATGCAGATCAGCAGGAAGCCCCGTGCATCCCAACTCATGCAGACCAACAACAACTCCCATGCAATGACTCGCATGCAAGGGTCTCCACTCCTTGTGGTAGGAGCCAAGGGGAAGAGACCGAGTCCATAGGTGGGGAGCAACAACCGCAATTGTCTCCTCCGCCTTCTACACCTCCGCCAGTGTCTCCTAGACTGTCTCCGCCAGTCACAGAAGTTGCAGCAGGTACTGCAAGTCAAGAACCCCAAATGCTAGCTCGACCAAGAACTCGGCTACAGAATGGCATCCGAAAAGAAAAGGCCAAAGTGGGCCATAGTCATCCCTGAAAAATGCAATTTTCACTAGTTAAACAGCAAAAATGGTACTAGAGGAATGGCCATAGCCATATATTAAACAGTAAAAATGGAGTACTATTCTTTGTTGCTTAAATTCACAATCTATGAACGACCCTATTTCTATGGTTGAGCTCGACCACAGCTGCTGGCTGCTAGAGAGAAGGAGAAGAGATAAAGGAGAAAGGAGAAGAGATATGGATGAAAGAGAAGAGAAGATACCATGCTACACCGATGATGA encodes:
- the LOC8077431 gene encoding probable cysteine protease RD19D, whose product is MASQLAVLLILLLPLAGASTDDGFIRQVTDGRRSRAGAGALGLLPEAQFAAFVRRHGRRYSGPEEYARRLRVFAANLARAAAHQALDPTARHGVTPFSDLTREEFEARLTGVRAGAGGDVQRLVMSGAPAAPPASQEEVSRLPASFDWRDKGAVTGVKMQGACGSCWAFSTTGAVEGANFLATGKLLELSEQQLVDCDHTCSAVAQNECNNGCAGGLMTNAYAYLMKSGGLMEQRAYPYTGAPGPCRFDPAKAAVRVANFTAVPAGDEAQIRAALVRRGPLAVGLNAAFMQTYVGGVSCPLLCPRAWVNHGVLLVGYGARGFAALRLGYRPYWIIKNSWGERWGEQGYYRLCRGSNVCGVDSMVSAVAVAPVP